A stretch of the Capsicum annuum cultivar UCD-10X-F1 chromosome 8, UCD10Xv1.1, whole genome shotgun sequence genome encodes the following:
- the LOC107846914 gene encoding dynein light chain 1, cytoplasmic isoform X1, translated as MAMEKAEEELERRSKFLNSLILKKKSVEEKQQNEHLNVSVRASDMSFSLQNHAFKCARENLDAMACGKLDSKRLALALKKGPPETASIPSRGSKDRIYSTSSRIHFVGFQWEFDSTYGPAWHCIVGTSFGSYVTHSIGGFLYFSIDKVYVLLFRTVVEPLDH; from the exons ATGGCAATGGAGAAAGCAGAAGAAGAGTTAGAGAGAAGGAGCAAGTTCTTGAATAGTTTGATATTGAAGAAGAAATCAGTTGAGGAAAAACAGCAGAATGAGCATTTGAATGTAAGTGTGAGAGCTTCAGATATGTCATTTTCATTGCAAAATCATGCTTTTAAGTGTGCAAGAGAGAATCTTGATGCTATGGCTTGTGGGAAACTTGACAGTAAACGTCTTGCTCTGGCTCTTAAAAAG GGTCCTCCGGAAACAGCCTCAATACCTTCACGTGGTAGTAAGGACCGCATATACTCTACCTCCTCCAGAATCCACTTTGTAGGATTTCAATGg GAATTTGACTCAACATATGGACCAGCTTGGCATTGTATTGTGGGAACTAGTTTTGGTTCATATGTCACACATTCCATAGGAGGTTTTTTGTACTTCTCAATTGATAAGGTTTATGTTCTTCTATTTAGGACTGTTGTTGAACCTTTAGATCATTGA
- the LOC107846914 gene encoding dynein light chain 1, cytoplasmic isoform X2: protein MAMEKAEEELERRSKFLNSLILKKKSVEEKQQNEHLNVSVRASDMSFSLQNHAFKCARENLDAMACGKLDSKRLALALKKEFDSTYGPAWHCIVGTSFGSYVTHSIGGFLYFSIDKVYVLLFRTVVEPLDH from the exons ATGGCAATGGAGAAAGCAGAAGAAGAGTTAGAGAGAAGGAGCAAGTTCTTGAATAGTTTGATATTGAAGAAGAAATCAGTTGAGGAAAAACAGCAGAATGAGCATTTGAATGTAAGTGTGAGAGCTTCAGATATGTCATTTTCATTGCAAAATCATGCTTTTAAGTGTGCAAGAGAGAATCTTGATGCTATGGCTTGTGGGAAACTTGACAGTAAACGTCTTGCTCTGGCTCTTAAAAAG GAATTTGACTCAACATATGGACCAGCTTGGCATTGTATTGTGGGAACTAGTTTTGGTTCATATGTCACACATTCCATAGGAGGTTTTTTGTACTTCTCAATTGATAAGGTTTATGTTCTTCTATTTAGGACTGTTGTTGAACCTTTAGATCATTGA
- the LOC107846932 gene encoding F-box protein SKIP28 — translation MMQSPSHELGPPHEAMFLILPYLHLFELLSITQVCKSFRDALHHDILPWLNIVVDKPLNSRFSDDFLVKIMAKAKGRLRIIAMKNCFRITNDGLLQVITSNPHINKLYLQGCTSLTIEGVIGAVKLLTKANHRLKILAISGIYNVKIEDFQTLCHLMGINQMQMKNRKKNYYNTRCELYAFKQESDQPSIDVDICPKCGEIREVFDCPRNSCNTRIQQQRQQQNQVLMECRGCFLCVPRCEECGVCTKDDELGEAACTDILCLNCWLQLPKCSFCNKAYCNQHAYQQSLYPGGFLCSYCSFHATQSS, via the exons ATGATGCAATCTCCTTCACATGAATTAGGTCCACCACATGAAGCTATGTTCTTGATCTTACCTTATCTACATTTATTTGAACTTTTATCAATAACTCAAGTTTGCAAGTCATTTAGAGATGCACTACACCATGATATACTCCCATGGTTGAATATCGTTGTCGATAAACCGTTAAATAGTCGATTTTCTGATGATTTTTTGGTGAAAATAATGGCTAAAGCAAAGGGTAGATTGAGAATTATTGCTATGAAAAATTGCTTTAGGATAACAAATGATGGACTTTTACAAGTTATTACAAGTAATCCTCATATCAACAAG cTATATTTACAAGGGTGCACTAGCTTAACCATTGAGGGAGTCATTGGTGCAGTAAAATTGCTTACAAAGGCTAACCACAGGCTAAAAATCTTGGCTATTTCTGGCATATACAATGTGAAAATTGAGGATTTTCAAACACTATGTCATCTCATGGGAATAAATCAGATgcaaatgaaaaatagaaagaagaatTACTACAACACGCGATGCGAATTATATGCGTTTAAACAAGAATCTGATCAGCCTTCAATCGACGTAGATATATGTCCGAAATGTGGTGAAATAAGAGAGGTTTTTGATTGTCCAAGAAATTCTTGTAACACGAGAatacaacaacaacgacaacaacagaACCAGGTTCTTATGGAATGCAG GGGTTGCTTCTTATGTGTCCCAAGGTGTGAAGAATGTGGTGTATGCACTAAAGATGATGAATTAGGTGAAGCAGCTTGTACAGATATATTGTGTTTAAATTGTTGGCTACAACTTCCAAAATGCAGTTTTTGTAACAAAGCATATTGTAATCAACATGCTTACCAACAATCTCTATATCCTGGAGGGTTTTTGTGCAGTTATTGTAGTTTTCATGCAACACAAAGTTCATAG